GTTGTTCAAGCGGAAGCAGTAATAGCGATGTTGAAACAATTACATTCATCAACCATAAGACCGATTGGGAAACTAACGGTAAATGGGATGAGTACATTGCAAAATTTAACGAGAAATATCCTGATATTAAAGTTGAAGTACAAACTATCACTGATTATGCTGGTCAAATGAAAACTCGTATGAATAGTAAAGAGTATGGCGATGTTTTAATGATTCCTGGTGATATTAGCCCGAAAGATTATGAGAACTTCTTTGAACCACTTGGTGATACAGAAGAATTATCAGAAAAATACTTAGGACTTAATGACCGTTCATATGAAGGTGTTCAATACGGTATTCCAAGCCAAATGAATGCTACTGGTTTGGTTGTTAATAAGAAAGTCTTTGAAGATGCAGGTATTACAGAACTCCCTAAGACAACAGAGGATTTCATGGTTGCACTTAAGAAAATAAAAGAAAATGATAGTAGCATTGTCCCACTTTACACAAACTACGCTGCTGGTTGGACATTGTCTAACTGGGACTTCACACGTACAGGTGTGTCAGGTGACGCTGATTTCACTAATGAAATGACTACTGATTCATCACCATTTGATGAAGGGGATACAATGTATACTATCTACAATACCCTTTACACAGTTGCTAAAGAAGGTTTGATTGAATCTGACCCTACAACAAGTGATTGGGAGCAATCAAAAGTTGACTTAGCAAATGGTAAAGTAGCTGTTATGGTACTTGGAAGCTGGGCAGTTCCACAAGTTCAAGAAGCCAATGAAGATAATGCGGACAACATTACGTTTGAAGTATTCCCAGTAACTGCATCTGATGGCAAACAATATATGCCAATCGGTGGTGACTACAACTACGGTATTAACATTAACAGTAAACACAAAAAAGCAGCCCGCAAATTCATCGACTGGATGGTTAATGAATCTGACTACGCTGTTGACAATGGTGGTATTCCAACCGTGAAAGGCGCCGAATATCTAAAAGCACTTCAAGATAGTCAAGATGCAGGTGTTGAATTGATTGAAGAAAATCCAGCTCCAGAAGGTAAAGAATCACTCTTTAGCGACATTAATAATGAATCTGAATTAGGTATTGGTTCTACTGACACGGAAAAACAACGTATTATTGATGCTGCTATTGGTAATTCAAAAGAATCATTTGATGATATTATGAAAGACTTTAACACAAAATGGGCTAATGCCATCAAGGCGGTTTCAGATAACTAAAATTTAGTTTAGTGGGATGAAAAAGTTTGGGAGTCAAAAATGTCTTGCTCCCTTACTTATGCTCATTGGGGTATTTATATAAGAATTTAAAGTTATTGTCATGGTGGAGGTTATTATGACAAAAAGTAAATTGAGTAAAGAATGGGAAAAACGCATCCTCGTTTTCTCTTTCACCATTATTCCAGTTCTTCTGTTACTCGTCTTTTCATATTATCCATTGATAAAAATGATTCAATATAGTTTGACAGATTGGAATGGATACGGTCAAAATCCCAATTTTGTTGGGCTTGATAATTATAAAACAGTTTTAACAAATCCAAAATATTTTTCAGTTTTTAAAACAAGTCTGTACTACTTTATTGCAACATTTTTCCAATTAGGAATTGCGCTGCTATTTGCTACGATTCTTTCATTCAAAGTGAAGTTTGCTAATTTCTGGAAAGGGATTTTATTTTTCCCATATCTTCTAAATGGTGTTGCGATTGGTTTTATCTTCCTTTATTTCTATAAAGGCGGTGGAACGCTTGATACGGTTTTGAAAGCTATTGGTCTTGGAGACCAAATTAGACTTTGGTTGGGAGATCGTTCAATCAATTATATCTCGCTTGCATTTACATCTGTTTGGTGTTACACAGGCTTTAATTTCTTGGTGTTCTTAGGAACGATTCAGTCTATTAACCCTGAAGTCTATGAGGCAGCTGAGATTGACGGTGCTAATCGCTGGGATCAATTTAGATACATTATCATTCCAAGTATTCGAAACATTGTCTTTCTTAACATTATCTTGGGTGTGAGTGGTTCACTAAGCGTCTTTGATATTCCATATATCATGACAGGCGGTTCAAATGAAACATCAACTTTCGTTATTCAAACAATTATACAGCCTTCAAGTACAATAAAGTTGGTTTGGCATCGGCTATGGCAATCATTCTCTTGTTTATCGTTATTGTTGTTTCTTTGATTCAAAAGGTTGTTACTAGTGAAAGGAAGAATGTCTGATGAAAACGAAAAAATAACATTTGGAAAAATTCTTCAATACCTTATCTTGCTAATTGGAGCAACCGTTGCGATTTTGCCGATTTTAGTTGTCTTTATCGGCTCATTCAAATCAAATACTAAATTTTTGAGTACGGGTGTTTTGGAATTACCAAAATCACTAGATTTCTCAAATTATAAGATGGCTTTTGTGAATGGGCAAATGTTGTTCGGTTTTAAAAATACGTTGATTATCTTTGTGGTTAGTA
This sequence is a window from Streptococcus macedonicus ACA-DC 198. Protein-coding genes within it:
- the msmE gene encoding ABC-type sugar transport system, periplasmic component; the protein is MKKGLLTIGMTALAAVTLVGCSSGSSNSDVETITFINHKTDWETNGKWDEYIAKFNEKYPDIKVEVQTITDYAGQMKTRMNSKEYGDVLMIPGDISPKDYENFFEPLGDTEELSEKYLGLNDRSYEGVQYGIPSQMNATGLVVNKKVFEDAGITELPKTTEDFMVALKKIKENDSSIVPLYTNYAAGWTLSNWDFTRTGVSGDADFTNEMTTDSSPFDEGDTMYTIYNTLYTVAKEGLIESDPTTSDWEQSKVDLANGKVAVMVLGSWAVPQVQEANEDNADNITFEVFPVTASDGKQYMPIGGDYNYGININSKHKKAARKFIDWMVNESDYAVDNGGIPTVKGAEYLKALQDSQDAGVELIEENPAPEGKESLFSDINNESELGIGSTDTEKQRIIDAAIGNSKESFDDIMKDFNTKWANAIKAVSDN
- the yurN gene encoding Sugar ABC transporter, permease protein, which codes for MTKSKLSKEWEKRILVFSFTIIPVLLLLVFSYYPLIKMIQYSLTDWNGYGQNPNFVGLDNYKTVLTNPKYFSVFKTSLYYFIATFFQLGIALLFATILSFKVKFANFWKGILFFPYLLNGVAIGFIFLYFYKGGGTLDTVLKAIGLGDQIRLWLGDRSINYISLAFTSVWCYTGFNFLVFLGTIQSINPEVYEAAEIDGANRWDQFRYIIIPSIRNIVFLNIILGVSGSLSVFDIPYIMTGGSNETSTFVIQTIIQPSSTIKLVWHRLWQSFSCLSLLLFL